A genomic window from Thunnus maccoyii chromosome 2, fThuMac1.1, whole genome shotgun sequence includes:
- the LOC121880912 gene encoding ribosomal RNA processing protein 36 homolog, which yields MTGRQKQRRAPAVTEKKNMASSSDDEDSDVEKNFTLLTKRGGGGMSEEGEQYCQEEEEEEFSDEEEGSDVEEEEEEEEEEEEVEGDEEEDRDSEASDEEEEEEEEEEEEEDDDDDDDDDEEPEDVGGSSEIQTREDIKNELSNMSFEDIMKLQNKVGTKVYNEVAYGNDGKSHQSSKKKRLNKNRPMEISSKKPAPFLRQVVPVRKPTLRDPRFDDLSGEYKAEIFEKTYKFINDIKDREKEIVQKKLKKTKTSSQRKEKLQFLLKRMENQERARKSREQQRERELQFKRQQRERANQGERPFFLKKSEKKKLQLAERYEELKKSGKLENFLSKKRKRNAGKDRRKLPKQMQQKKKTA from the exons ATGACGGGGAGACAGAAGCAGCGACGGGCGCCGGCGgtcacagagaagaaaaacatggcGAGCAGCAGCGATGATGAAGACTCCGATGTGGAGAAGAACTTCACACTGCTCAccaagagaggaggaggaggaatgagtGAGGAAGGAGAGCAGTACTgccaagaagaggaagaggaggaattcAGTGACGAGGAGGAAGGGTCTGATgttgaagaagaggaggaggaggaggaggaggaggaggaggttgaaggggatgaagaagaggacagagacagtgaagcctctgatgaggaggaggaggaggaggaggaggaggaggaggaggaggatgatgatgatgatgatgatgatgatgaagagccAGAGGATGTTGGTGGTAGCAGTGAGATCCAAACCAGAGAAGACATTAAGAACG AACTGTCCAACATGTCCTTTGAGGACATCATGAAGCTGCAGAACAAAGTCGGAACCAAAGTTTACAACGAGGTCGCCTACGGCAACGACGGCAAGAGTCACCAGAGCAGCAAGAAGAAGCGACTCAACAAGAACAG GCCGATGGAGATTTCATCCAAGAAACCGGCGCCGTTCCTGCGTCAGGTCGTCCCAGTCAGGAAACCA ACGCTGAGAGATCCTCGATTTGACGACCTGTCAGGAGAATACAAGGCTGAGATCTTTGAGAAGACGTATAAATTCATTAATGAcatcaaagacagagagaaagag ATCGTCCAGAAGAAGCTGAAGAAGACGAAGACGAGCAGCCAGAGGAAGGAGAAGCTGCAGTTCCTGCTGAAGAGGATG gAGAACCAGGAGCGAGCGAGGAAGAGccgagagcagcagagagagagagagctgcagttCAAGAGGCAGCAGAGAGAGCGAGCCAATCAGGGCGAACGACCGTTCTTCCTCAAGAAAT cggagaagaagaagctgcagcTGGCTGAGAGATacgaggagctgaagaagagcGGCAAGCTGGAGAACTTCCTGagcaagaagaggaagaggaacgCTGGCAAAGACCGGAGGAAGCTGCCGAAGCAGatgcagcagaagaagaagactgcgTGA